One Elusimicrobiota bacterium genomic region harbors:
- a CDS encoding homocysteine synthase, translating to MSKNDASLHVETLTLHGGQEADKTTGARAVPIYQTSSYQFRDSDHAANLFALKEFGNIYTRLMNPTTDVFEKRMALLDGGVGALAVASGQAAETLAILNIAQAGDEIVSADNLYGGTYNLFHYTLARLGIKVKFVKSNDLDAIAKAITPKTKAVYAESIGNPKLDVADLEGISKVAHKNGIPFILDNTVSPYLLKPIDFGVDIIVYSATKFIGGHGTSIGGVIVDSGKFDWTNGKFPLIADPDPSYHGLNFVEALKPLGNIAYIIKARVNLLRDLGPALSPFNSFLFLQGLETLHLRIPRHSENALTVAKYLKKHSNVVWVNYPGLESSPEYPRAKKYLPKGAGAIIGFGIKGGLAAGKKFIDSLNLVSHLANIGDAKTLAIHPATTTHQQLSEDEQRATGVTPDFIRLSVGLEHTDDIIADIEQALKKI from the coding sequence ATGAGCAAGAATGATGCATCTTTACACGTGGAAACGCTCACACTTCATGGCGGGCAAGAGGCAGATAAGACGACGGGGGCAAGGGCAGTGCCGATTTATCAGACGAGTTCATATCAGTTCAGAGATAGTGATCATGCGGCAAATCTTTTTGCACTGAAGGAATTCGGGAACATTTACACGAGGTTAATGAACCCGACAACGGATGTTTTTGAAAAAAGAATGGCATTGCTTGATGGTGGAGTCGGCGCTTTAGCGGTAGCAAGCGGACAGGCAGCTGAAACATTGGCGATTCTAAACATCGCACAGGCAGGTGACGAAATAGTTTCAGCTGATAATCTTTACGGGGGAACATATAATCTTTTTCATTATACTCTAGCCCGATTAGGGATTAAAGTTAAATTTGTCAAATCAAATGATTTGGATGCAATCGCAAAAGCGATAACGCCAAAAACTAAAGCTGTTTATGCAGAATCAATAGGCAATCCGAAATTGGATGTAGCAGATTTGGAAGGAATTTCCAAAGTAGCTCATAAAAACGGTATACCATTTATTCTTGATAATACGGTCTCACCATATTTACTAAAACCGATAGATTTTGGAGTAGATATTATCGTTTATTCGGCGACTAAATTCATAGGCGGTCATGGAACTTCTATCGGTGGTGTAATTGTAGATTCTGGAAAGTTTGACTGGACGAACGGAAAATTTCCGCTTATTGCCGACCCAGATCCGAGTTATCATGGTCTTAATTTCGTAGAGGCACTTAAGCCGCTTGGTAACATTGCATATATTATTAAAGCAAGGGTAAATCTTCTTAGGGATTTAGGTCCTGCATTGTCACCATTTAATTCTTTTCTTTTTCTTCAGGGTTTGGAGACGTTACATTTGCGGATTCCAAGGCATTCAGAAAATGCATTGACAGTAGCGAAATATTTAAAGAAACATTCTAATGTTGTATGGGTTAATTACCCAGGTTTGGAATCAAGTCCGGAGTACCCGAGAGCTAAAAAATATCTTCCTAAAGGTGCCGGTGCGATTATCGGATTTGGCATAAAAGGTGGACTTGCCGCGGGTAAAAAGTTCATTGATTCACTTAATTTAGTATCACATCTTGCCAATATAGGTGACGCCAAAACGCTTGCAATACATCCGGCAACTACAACACATCAGCAACTTTCAGAAGACGAACAGCGTGCAACCGGTGTAACACCTGATTTCATACGGCTTTCTGTAGGGTTAGAACATACTGATGATATCATCGCAGATATTGAACAAGCGTTAAAAAAGATATAG
- a CDS encoding Rrf2 family transcriptional regulator, with protein MKITYKGDYALKILLDLSLNYDKGLIQIKEISKRQDIPIKYLEQIILILKGAGYIRSKRGPVGGVHLAKSPEKIKLGEIIRLMDGTTAPITCVSKTDTSKCDYISKCPFRPKFLEIRDFINNIVDKTSFADIVDESVNLSDKVPDYSI; from the coding sequence ATGAAAATAACTTACAAGGGCGATTATGCTTTAAAGATTTTGTTGGATTTGTCTCTGAATTACGATAAGGGGCTTATTCAAATAAAGGAGATATCAAAGAGGCAGGATATTCCTATTAAATATCTTGAACAAATTATTTTGATATTGAAGGGTGCCGGCTATATAAGGAGTAAGAGGGGTCCTGTTGGTGGTGTCCATCTTGCTAAGTCACCTGAAAAAATAAAGTTAGGAGAGATTATTCGTTTAATGGATGGAACTACAGCGCCGATAACTTGTGTTAGTAAGACAGATACGTCAAAATGTGATTATATTTCAAAGTGTCCTTTTAGACCTAAATTTCTGGAAATAAGAGATTTTATAAATAATATTGTAGATAAAACATCTTTTGCTGATATAGTTGACGAATCTGTAAATTTGTCTGATAAAGTGCCGGATTATTCAATTTAA
- the arsM gene encoding arsenite methyltransferase, producing the protein MKSKEIKKAVREGYAKVAKQSSSCCSSECSCCGSAVNAESISKRIGYTEEELISVPEGANLGLGCGNPTSLASLKEGETVVDLGSGPGFDCFLAAQKVGKKGKVIGIDMTPEMIKKAKENAKKGNYQNVDFRLGEIENLPVDDISVDIIMSNCVINLSPDKDKVFKEAFRVLKPGGRIMVSDIVLLKELPELVKESVEAHIGCLAGAMLKPDYINTIESVGFQKVKIMDETTFPIEFMLNDPNVQTIIKNLNLSKEEIKTLSDSAASIKVSGIKPN; encoded by the coding sequence ATGAAAAGTAAAGAAATAAAAAAAGCAGTCAGAGAAGGTTATGCAAAAGTTGCAAAACAAAGCAGTTCCTGCTGTTCTTCTGAATGTTCTTGCTGTGGAAGTGCTGTGAATGCAGAAAGTATCAGTAAAAGGATAGGTTATACTGAAGAAGAGCTGATTTCTGTACCTGAAGGAGCTAATTTGGGTTTAGGTTGCGGTAATCCCACGTCACTTGCTTCATTAAAAGAAGGGGAGACTGTTGTTGATTTGGGTTCCGGTCCCGGCTTTGACTGTTTTTTAGCTGCTCAAAAAGTAGGTAAAAAAGGAAAAGTCATTGGAATTGATATGACGCCCGAAATGATTAAAAAAGCAAAAGAAAATGCTAAAAAAGGCAATTATCAAAATGTAGATTTTAGGTTAGGTGAAATTGAAAATCTGCCTGTTGATGATATTTCAGTAGATATAATCATGTCAAACTGTGTTATTAATCTTTCTCCGGATAAAGATAAGGTTTTCAAAGAGGCATTCAGAGTTCTGAAGCCGGGCGGCAGAATTATGGTTTCAGATATTGTTTTATTAAAAGAGCTTCCTGAACTTGTAAAAGAATCCGTTGAAGCACATATCGGCTGTCTGGCAGGTGCGATGCTCAAGCCGGATTATATAAATACAATAGAATCGGTCGGTTTTCAAAAAGTTAAAATAATGGATGAAACTACTTTTCCTATAGAATTTATGCTTAACGACCCTAATGTGCAAACGATTATTAAAAATCTAAATCTTTCAAAAGAAGAAATAAAAACACTTTCAGATTCAGCAGCCAGCATAAAAGTTTCCGGAATTAAACCTAATTAG
- a CDS encoding HgcAB-associated protein, whose amino-acid sequence MVKGKKIMECCQTIGGNLGCCKVESLISIDERGQMVLPKELRKKAGIKAGDKMAVVTWGKGEKISCISLIKSDDFAGMVKDLLGPMMKEMVATQK is encoded by the coding sequence ATGGTAAAAGGTAAAAAGATAATGGAATGCTGTCAGACTATTGGCGGTAATTTGGGCTGCTGTAAGGTAGAATCACTGATAAGTATTGATGAACGGGGGCAAATGGTGCTTCCTAAAGAATTAAGAAAGAAGGCAGGTATTAAAGCAGGTGACAAAATGGCTGTCGTAACATGGGGGAAGGGGGAAAAGATATCCTGTATTTCTCTAATTAAATCTGATGATTTCGCAGGAATGGTAAAAGACCTGCTAGGTCCAATGATGAAAGAGATGGTTGCTACGCAAAAATAG
- a CDS encoding VCBS repeat-containing protein, translated as MKENNMHNFFGNQYKENWEFEILDADPKAGVLNSLAVGDFDKDGCNEIFTGGDTALYWYRPKTREKGIVFKGNFNVGMVLEDIDNDGILEIVTGMDDIKTKKTTLCWFKPKKNRKEEWDIHIIDNECLGHAHDIISIDVDGDGKKEIIANSMYSDTPGLFIYKPAKNITELWEKYTVQTGYSAEGLIAGDFNNDGKIEIVLGPHMYSPAGNNILKGKWNKSIYAPSFREMCRTGIADISGNGRPDIILLESEYVDGNLSWFENRTLENPKKPWVEHKLDKGLVFAHSLNIKKNKDTNKINIFVAEMAAGGWGQPVNWDARLIEYSSEVGSGSQSGSHACDSHACGGKWEKDILYTGAGTHQAIMHDIDNDKIDEVIGKEWGLRYGLAKVQIWKKTEKKSPILEYSHSFIDRDKPYTGTDIFASDVNGDGLKDIVCGAWWYKNPTWERFDIPNVYQIINVYDIDGDGKDEFIGIKPGTDKKNRGWYGKLSSNLCWLKPVDPENGKWEEHNIGIGKGDWPHGSVIAPLFEKGKLALVVGYHNTEEGTGNYPEIFMIPDNPKKENWKKRVLAKIKYGEEFVAYDVCGNGRLDIIAGQFLLENKGKGKFKTHEIVKNFKVSRICIANIRNKNKPDLVAGEEVLDFKHKETPFSRLVWFERPDKGYENWKMHVIDKVRCAHSIAVADLDGDGEPEIICGEHDPFEPSYRTRCRLLVYKKSDPEGLSWKRYVLDDRFEHHDGTKVFEIAPGRKAIISHGWSESSYVHLWEIK; from the coding sequence ATGAAGGAAAATAACATGCACAATTTTTTCGGTAATCAGTATAAAGAAAATTGGGAATTTGAGATTTTAGATGCAGATCCCAAAGCCGGGGTATTAAATTCTTTAGCAGTAGGTGATTTTGATAAGGATGGTTGTAATGAAATTTTCACCGGGGGTGATACCGCACTTTACTGGTATAGACCTAAAACCCGTGAAAAAGGAATAGTTTTTAAAGGAAATTTTAATGTAGGAATGGTTTTAGAAGATATAGATAATGACGGTATATTAGAGATTGTAACAGGAATGGATGATATTAAAACTAAAAAAACAACGTTATGCTGGTTTAAACCAAAAAAAAATAGAAAAGAAGAATGGGATATTCATATAATAGATAATGAATGCCTGGGACATGCTCATGATATAATATCTATTGATGTTGATGGTGATGGTAAAAAAGAAATAATAGCAAATTCTATGTATAGCGATACTCCCGGGCTTTTTATTTATAAACCGGCAAAAAATATAACAGAATTATGGGAAAAATATACTGTACAGACAGGATATTCTGCTGAGGGTCTAATTGCCGGGGATTTTAATAATGATGGTAAAATAGAAATTGTTCTTGGTCCCCATATGTATTCACCTGCCGGTAATAATATATTAAAAGGCAAGTGGAATAAAAGTATCTACGCGCCTAGTTTTCGTGAAATGTGTAGAACTGGAATTGCAGACATAAGCGGTAACGGGAGACCGGATATTATTTTATTAGAATCTGAATATGTTGATGGAAATTTATCGTGGTTTGAAAATAGGACGCTTGAAAATCCTAAAAAACCATGGGTTGAGCATAAATTAGACAAGGGATTGGTTTTTGCGCATTCTTTGAATATAAAAAAGAACAAAGATACCAACAAAATAAATATTTTTGTTGCTGAGATGGCAGCCGGAGGATGGGGACAACCTGTTAACTGGGATGCCAGACTTATTGAGTATTCTTCGGAAGTTGGCAGCGGGTCACAAAGCGGTTCACACGCTTGTGACTCACACGCTTGTGGCGGAAAATGGGAAAAAGATATACTTTATACAGGTGCAGGTACCCATCAGGCAATAATGCATGATATTGATAATGATAAAATAGATGAAGTTATCGGGAAGGAGTGGGGGTTGAGATACGGGCTTGCAAAAGTTCAAATTTGGAAAAAGACTGAAAAAAAATCGCCGATACTTGAATATAGCCATAGTTTTATAGATAGAGATAAGCCCTACACTGGTACAGATATATTTGCTTCAGATGTCAATGGTGATGGATTAAAAGATATTGTATGCGGGGCATGGTGGTATAAAAACCCGACATGGGAAAGATTTGATATACCAAATGTTTATCAGATTATAAATGTTTATGATATTGATGGAGATGGTAAGGATGAATTTATAGGGATAAAACCCGGTACTGATAAAAAAAATAGGGGATGGTATGGAAAATTATCCAGCAATTTATGCTGGTTGAAACCGGTTGATCCTGAAAATGGAAAGTGGGAAGAACACAATATCGGTATTGGAAAGGGCGACTGGCCGCACGGGAGTGTTATTGCCCCTCTGTTCGAAAAGGGAAAACTGGCTTTAGTTGTTGGTTATCACAATACGGAAGAAGGAACAGGAAATTATCCTGAAATATTTATGATTCCTGATAATCCTAAAAAAGAAAATTGGAAAAAAAGAGTTTTAGCAAAAATAAAATATGGGGAAGAGTTTGTTGCATATGATGTATGTGGGAACGGCAGGCTTGATATAATAGCCGGACAATTTCTGTTAGAAAATAAAGGTAAAGGTAAATTTAAAACGCATGAAATTGTAAAGAACTTTAAGGTTAGCCGTATTTGTATTGCCAATATAAGAAATAAAAACAAACCTGATTTAGTCGCAGGTGAAGAAGTTCTTGATTTTAAACATAAAGAAACTCCTTTTTCCCGTCTTGTCTGGTTTGAGCGTCCTGATAAGGGTTATGAAAATTGGAAAATGCATGTAATAGATAAGGTGCGGTGTGCTCATTCCATTGCGGTAGCAGATTTGGACGGTGATGGTGAACCGGAAATAATATGCGGGGAACATGACCCGTTTGAGCCGTCATACAGAACAAGATGCAGATTACTTGTTTATAAAAAATCTGACCCTGAAGGTTTGAGTTGGAAGCGTTATGTTCTTGATGATAGATTTGAACATCACGACGGGACAAAAGTTTTTGAAATAGCACCCGGCCGTAAAGCGATAATAAGTCATGGTTGGTCTGAATCATCATATGTACATTTATGGGAAATAAAGTAA